GTCCGGCCATCGGCGTTAGTTGGTGGCGGCGGTGGCGCCGTGCACGCGCGCTACCCAGGCGTCCGGGTCGTTGATCTCGGACGCCAGCGGCAGCGTGCCCGCCGACGTCCAGATCTGGTTGAAGCCGTTCATGCCGACCTTCTCGACGACAGCGGCGACGAACCGCCGCCCCTCGGCGTACTGCCGCATCTTGACCTCGATGCCCAGCAGCCGGCGCACGAGCTTCTCGATCGGGTTGCGAGCGGCCCGACGGGCGTTGAACCGGGCCCGGATGCCCTCGACGGTCGGCACCACGTCCGGGCCGACGCCGTCCATCACGAACTCGGCGTGGCCCTCGACCAGCGTCATCAGCGCGGTCAGCCGGTCCACCACCGCGCGCTGCGCCGGGGTCTGGACCAGGTCGAGCACCGAAGCCTTCGAGTCCGGGTTGCGGACCGCGTCGGCCAGTGCCGAGATCCCGTTGCGGACGCGGTCGGCGAGCGCCTCCGGGTCGAGGTCGGTCGCGTCGACGAACGCATTCACCTCCGACAGGAAGTGGTCGCGCAGCCACGGCACCGCGGTGAACTGGGTCCGGTGGGTGACCTCGTGCAGG
Above is a genomic segment from Cryptosporangium minutisporangium containing:
- a CDS encoding zinc-dependent metalloprotease, with translation MTQMVDWDLAVSTAATLTGGGPRVSVTEAADVVLELRRLTDVAEEHVAAYTGLSAQVDHPPVQVVDRTDWVRSNVEGLQLVMDPVIEKLQAASASKPQTFGPVSGAMGTAVKTVGSKATGLQVGTILGFFSSKVLGQYEVFSGAPGRLLLVAPNVVEVERKLGVDPTDFRLWVCLHEVTHRTQFTAVPWLRDHFLSEVNAFVDATDLDPEALADRVRNGISALADAVRNPDSKASVLDLVQTPAQRAVVDRLTALMTLVEGHAEFVMDGVGPDVVPTVEGIRARFNARRAARNPIEKLVRRLLGIEVKMRQYAEGRRFVAAVVEKVGMNGFNQIWTSAGTLPLASEINDPDAWVARVHGATAATN